One Setaria viridis chromosome 3, Setaria_viridis_v4.0, whole genome shotgun sequence DNA window includes the following coding sequences:
- the LOC117849921 gene encoding cationic amino acid transporter 2, vacuolar, with amino-acid sequence MGGGVRALMRRKQVDSERARPGGSSHQLRKELSVIQLVTIGVGSTIGAGVYVLVGTVAREHSGPALTLSFLIAGIAAALSAFCYAELASRCPSAGSAYHYSYICVGEGVAWLIGWALILEYTIGGSAVARGISPNLALFFGGSDSLPWILARHEIPWLDVVVDPCAAFLVFLVTGLLCVGIKESSFVQGVVTVLNCFVMLFVIIAGSYIGFQTGWVGYKVAGGFFPYGANGMLAGSATVFFAYIGFDSVASTAEEVKNPQRDLPLGIGTALSICCSLYMLVSVVIVGLVPYFAMDPDTPISSAFERHGMHWAMYLVTTGAVLALCSTLMGSILPQPRILMAMARDGLLPSFFSDVHKTTQVPVKSTIVTGICAASLAFFMDVSQLAGMVSVGTLLAFTIVAVSILILRYVPPDEVPLPSSLHSSFRLSQGNDEEKLRDTLGDEDHEQEASEISDVVVVESVKDPLIEKQLYASKLDETKRRKIAACSIAAVCIGVLVLTTSASATFLPFLVRCFVCAFGGLLLLTGLGVLCWIDQDDGRHSFGHSGGFICPFVPLLPVMCILINTYLLINLGGGTWMRVGVWLVMGVFVYIFYGRSHSSLTDVVYVPVVQANEIYGSSSSSGFVA; translated from the exons atgGGCGGCGGGGTCCGGGCGCTGATGCGCCGGAAGCAGGTGGACTCCGAGCGGGCGCGCCCCGGCGGCAGCAGCCACCAGCTCCGCAAGGAGCTCTCCGTTATCCAGCTCGTCACCATCG GTGTCGGTTCAACGATTGGAGCTGGGGTGTATGTTCTTGTTGGGACAGTTGCTCGGGAGCATTCTGGGCCAGCATTGACTCTTTCATTTCTGATAGCTGGAATAGCCGCTGCACTTTCAGCGTTCTGTTATGCAGAGCTTGCTAGCCGTTGCCCGTCTGCAGGAAGTGCCTACCATTATTCATACATCTGCGTTGGCGAAGG AGTTGCATGGTTGATTGGTTGGGCTCTGATACTGGAATATACAATTGGTGGATCAGCTGTTGCCCGTGGCATATCTCCCAATTTA GCCCTATTTTTCGGAGGATCTGATAGTCTGCCATGGATCTTAGCACGCCATGAGATCCCATGGCTTGATGTTGTTGTTGATCCTTGTGCTGCATTCCTGGTATTCCTTGTAACTGGTCTGCTATGCGTGGGGATCAAAGAG AGTTCATTTGTGCAAGGAGTTGTGACAGTCCTGAATTGCTTTGTGATGCTATTTGTTATTATAGCCGGTAGTTACATCGGCTTTCAAACAGGATGGGTTGGCTACAAGGTTGCTGGCGG ATTTTTCCCTTATGGAGCGAATGGAATGCTTGCTGGGTCAGCAACTGTCTTCTTTGCCTACATAGGCTTCGATTCAGTTGCCAGCACTGCTGAGGAG GTGAAAAATCCGCAAAGAGATCTGCCACTGGGAATCGGAACAGCATTGTCGATTTGCTGTTCCTTGTACATGCTGGTTTCAGTTGTTATTGTTGGTCTGGTACCATACTTTGCTATGGACCCAGATACCCCTATCTCATCAGCCTTCGAGAGACATGGAATGCACTGGGCAAT GTACCTTGTAACAACTGGTGCCGTTCTTGCCCTCTGTTCAACCTTGATGGGATCTATATTGCCACAG CCAAGAATATTGATGGCCATGGCACGAGATGGCCTGTTACCATCATTCTTCTCTGATGTCCACAAGACGACACAAGTTCCAGTCAAAAGCACAATTGTGACTGGCATCTGTGCAGCTTCTCTCGCTTTCTTCATGGATGTCTCTCAACTGGCTGGAATG GTCAGTGTAGGCACGCTCCTCGCATTCACTATAGTTGCTGTGTCCATCTTGATTCTCAGGTATGTTCCTCCAGATGAGGTACCTCTGCCATCTTCCCTGCATTCATCATTCCGTTTGAGCCAAGGAAATGATGAGGAAAAGCTGAGGGATACTCTTGGAGATGAGGATCATGAACAAGAGGCATCTGAAATTAGCGATGTTGTTGTAGTAGAATCAGTTAAGGACCCCCTTATTGAGAAGCAGCTGTACGCAA GCAAGCTGGATGAGACAAAGCGGCGCAAGATCGCTGCTTGCAGCATTGCAGCTGTCTGCATAGGAGTTCTGGTCCTCACAACTTCAGCCTCGGCTACATTCTTGCCCTT CCTGGTGAGATGCTTCGTTTGCGCTTTTGGTGGCCTACTCCTCCTAACTGGTCTGGGCGTGCTCTGCTGGATCGACCAAGATGATGGGAGACACTCCTTTGGCCATTCTGGAG gattCATCTGCCCATTCGTTCCGTTGCTGCCAGTGATGTGTATTCTGATAAACACATACTTGTTGATCAACCTTGG TGGCGGCACATGGATGCGAGTGGGGGTGTGGCTGGTGATGGGGGTGTTCGTGTACATCTTCTACGGTCGCAGCCACAGCTCATTGACGGACGTTGTGTACGTCCCTGTGGTTCAGGCGAACGAGATATACgggtcatcatcttcttcaggtTTTGTGGC